A region of the Diorhabda sublineata isolate icDioSubl1.1 chromosome Y, icDioSubl1.1, whole genome shotgun sequence genome:
CTCATCACCCAACTTCGCGCGTTTCTTCTGTTTACCGCCGCCATCCTCACTCGCGTATCTCTGTCGCTTCGTGTTTCTCGAAGATTtcgcatatctatatatgaagctgtactttttcagtctgtcgagcagcttcatttcgacggcttctttagcctgtgtgacggctacgtccatcccgagtttgagtttattgaatttatcgttcagcacaaggttatcgtcgatatttttcaagaacggtttcaaattttcggccttcacccaagatctagtcaccgagtcggaatcgaaaaatgtcacgtggtagtgcgtctgaaaataatcgttatccgtCAATACACAGTGTGACTAACTCCATAGATCGAATTCCTtgtgtcgtttcaagaattttatcgaaatatattacgaaaaaaagtcgattaatcaccctgtatatgggcatcaaaatttacaaattaaaaaaaaatataaagctgTATACgagtttacaaatttcccactctccactttcagttgataaaaagaatcgcactctatttaaggtaacttgaaatttatttcgatttccactccaaatgaaatattggaataagtaaaaaaatcaccctgtatataaggtaacttaataatttcgatattaaaacaaaatcatcctgtacgtgacatgaactaaaaaaatggtacttacaacactaacctaatgaaagtgaccgagagaaatattagacttaccggttctaaggaatctttcaagcaaaaataattctcgatttccggatcatcttccaccatagccggccaccatggataaccttcgattttcgcccagacgatgctacccttattaaatatcatcagctccttttctttatcgtcgatcgattcttccttgatttcgcatctattatacctcccatctggattcatccaacaataccgacggcattttaaaacttctacaattttaatatacaaataacacttattaaccgtcttactttcattcacttaaaaaaatatttttgacaattgttgacttttgaaatttaaacattttcaaatgtttatctcgttaaccaatcgaaatcataaattgatgatatctttacgtatatttaagaaaaaaacgatttttcgcgttgtacatcacgaaataaaaccgctataattacgatgatttaactatctgaaacaaataaaatgaaaatatgtagacatatatgtaataccaactgtccatataggagtataggtccgagacttttcactgtataaataaataattcggattacgaaactaaaaacgaaaattcattagaacaaaaaacttttctggaaactgtaacataaaTATAAACCGCATGGGTACCGagtagtattcatgattatgaatatatataaagacatacatttgtacatacatacataacacatattataagctgtactggtaaatgatgaaatatttgaaaaattgtctaagctgtatgaaggagatacagaacaattaaaaggtaaggtcactcaaaaatttttcagctatatctataagagaaataacattcaatatatctgtattcataagcgataataataaccacaatgagaggcgatgggtacacatttaaaaaactagaagatcaaagcatgatgaaatctacaaaacgtgacataagcataaaaggtattggaaacaaacattttgatgaatactttcttcagaatgttataatattttcactggaacacaaaagttaagtatcagactggataatagaatacataaaaatggttgaagataggaaataatggagaatatacgagtaaacgtatgaaagaatatatgaaaaaatgaggtactattcttgagtaaagtaaagtaaagaaGTAAAACACAatatgaaagtaatgtgaagaagagccacgatgaggaaaatgatgttgaaaacgaagaacaaataacagtaaagtgagaagtgtaaaataatattgaggagaacaaggaacaggaaataattgatgttcttcgtggaagaatatcgttatttttcttcaatttgtacactactgtctctgaataGTAATAGGattgcggaaccatatcgaaatggtttttttcatttatttcaatcggtatcttatacagattcgatgtcgatagacttgcggaatcaagtcgccatgatctttctctatttatatcagtttgtggataattttgactggatgctgtaggtctgaaggatttaaatcggattaatgtttttcttgaaagcatcttgtaagatttttcagtttgtggttttgttgtaagtgaatatagatatattttcgagatcaaatcttactttcttcttttttggaaggctaacgttttcattcagtgctctgactccactggatattgacggtattgcggaattatactgatacgtcttaactagacatgattttttccttggaggtttatcgttattttcctaaataaaaatattttcaagaccaagaaactaattttggtgaaaaagtttatgaaaatatataagctaggcaaaatcgttatgtatctgtattcgtttgtgataaaatggctgcctttgtttactaaatacttagaaagcattttgaatagatttgttggagtgaaatatttttgagtgtttagatattgttcaagtgatatattagtcttagtttcaaattttagtaaagctttttatatttccccattccagtcatatggttaaattagttacttacaaaactctacagaataggatactcgaataatgtatattttgacttatgatattattatgaggaaagcagttgtcaaaacaagatgaaagtaatgtgaagaagagccatgattaggaaaacgatgctgaaaacaaaaaacaagaaacagaaaagtcaaaagtgtaaaatgaagaaagaaagaacaagaaataaagaagataaaattatgccccatcgcgtcattttacaacaaaaacaatcataattcattaacaagcccaaacaatcttgacagcactttcactcatttcatcgcacagaatggcaaaaagtcgggattgcttaggctgcgacttaatgaaatttacaatcttcactgtattatcaaccgccgctggctaaattctttttctgttcaaggtcaaatgcctttaaatttattgttatgctgcagtttttttatttttcagtttttagggaaaaatacatcagatagttacgtatttttatcgtattcctacatcacaatcgttgtgaagaagtgattcatgagtaaaaatgcaaataaaatttgaaaacattagttttttggccagcttatatagtatcaacaaaataaaaaacatacaatattatcacctttgcataaaaaagtaccaacgaaaagtatgtatatcaatcagttgttctacagtttacagactaggtacctaatcattataattacctaattataaaatagaagaagattTATTTAGGACAtgccaaaatttaaattgtccacactatccagtacaagatgagtaattattgaacttaccactgaattaggaagttgttctaattcaatctgagtaatgatagtctttctttcaagaaatagtccaaatggatcaaattacatattttgttcaatgcctttagtgagtttactaattcaatcaactgtcgatcttaaatcaaattatactcggtaatatttttttgttttgtacaaaacaatagagactaacatcgaaacaggcgtcagacagtgtaatagtaagtgtggtaaaagtagtagtacatgtcttggatttctcgatgtaagtattctcttatcttcttttactttcgtaatatgttcatttaacaaattttgggcagctgtgtgtatgtcctcagtgtcgattctttgtacaatcaaccaatcaacatgtataccataagtttttacatatatttattgtatttaaatatttacctctattattcgattcactttaaccattttgttttctattagcattttcattagccattcgaagtattatctgatgtggagttgtcagtattggtatcgccattcgttttcttaatgcttcttttatacttgtcaatttgtcactgtcacaatcaaacgaagactacgaagaacaagaagaagaagaagagaagcaagaagtagaggaggataaaaaagagaacgtggacgaagtataaggagaatagcagaaagatacttttgaatggcgatGCCGTGATTTTTAAAGGTATTTTCTGTGGGAATGCAAATtaccgttctaatttttgataacaatttcttaattttctcatttctgcattaacttcgtttacggtctcaattatttggtccattattacgttgaaaaggcatgggctgaggctatctccctgtcttatgccggatgagacttcgagttctcttgttagcccacagtttgtttttattcttgttttggtgttgatgttaagttgccttactagatttgtataatgcttcttgacgcctttttggtttagtcggtggattacatcgttgagttttactctatcgaatgcttgctttagatctacgaaacatgtgtacatgggtttattgtattctatagatttctctatcaactggcgtaatataaatattgcgtctatagtggatctgtttgggcggaagccttgttgctcttctgagatgcctaccttagcagttatcttatttgcaagtatcttggtaaataactttaacacactactaagtagcgttatgcctctgtaattcttcggatctgattttaaacctttcttgtatataggtatagttatactagttctccattcttcgggtattactccagttctttctattttattgtacagttttattaattctttttcgatttctgggcccccgttcttcagtagttcatttgggatattgtctgtacctggtgattttctattctttagtttctttatagTTGTTTGTACTTCTTCTAATGTGATGGTTTCTTCCTGTTCGTTTGGGAATGGCGGGTTTGCGACTTCTTCGTCCCTGCttccgttgttatcatataggatctcaaaatgtgctgcccatgtttcctgatttataacatttatcactacctcctcgttgattggtttcttcctttttcgtatcatgttccatatttttttctggcctccgtacaaatcatgttccatttccactgagaaattttcccagtatgtttttttcagttcttttattgtgttgGTTGCTCTATTCCTCACTCTTTTATAGGCTTCGTATTCTTCCTGTGTTCTATTggtaatgtattttatgtacgctttctttttttcatttgccagtTCCTTAATTTCTAGAGTGAGCCAGGGTTTATTCTGTGTTCTATTCGTGTCTATTGTTCTTTTTCCTAGGGATTCCTTTGCGCTGTTCTTTatgttattctttagtttctcccAGGCGGCTTCTACGTTGTCGGTTTCTTTTATAgggttttggacaattttttcgcGAAGTCTGTTTTGATAGAGGTATTTAATGCTTTCATCCTTAAGCGACTCTATATGAAATTTCGATACGTAGTtggatgtttttcttttctttattatgtgAGATACGCGGTATTTACACAATACTAAACCGTGTTGGGTGCCGATGTTTGCCGATGTTAATACCCGTACGTCAAGTATCTGGGAGGGGTGGACTTTCCTGTTTGTAATTATGTAGtcaatagttgatttttggcTTCTCGTGTTAGCGAAGGTGTACTTTTGTTGTTCATTATgatcaaaatatgtgttgttgaTACGTCATTCGTTGAGGGCGCATACATCTATCAATATATCTCCGTTATCATTCACTGCTCCTTCGTTGAAACTATGCATGATTCCTGGGATAACTGTGTTCCCAATTCTTGAGTTAAAGTCGCCCATAATAAACACTTTGTCTTTACTGGGTATTTCATCTAACGTAGCTTGCAAGGTATCAAAAAAAGCTTCCCTTTCTTCTTTCGGTTTGCTTACATCAGGTGCATATATACTTAGTAGGTGTGTTCTTTCGTTGGCCAGCTCTACTGTTATCTGTATGATGCTATGACTTATATACTGTACTTctttaatatctttttcaaattttttattcactagtaACCCTACTCCTCCCCGTGCTCGCAAGTTCTTGTCGACTCCACTATAAAACAGTATGTAGTTTTGGTACCTTTGACTGCCATTGCCTTTCTTCTTGGTCTCTGATAGTGCGcagaaatctattttgtttttctctatttctacgACCACCTCATAGTCTTTGTTGCTCCATGATGTAATGTTCCAACTTCCGAGTCTTACTATGTTTTCTTTCCATACTCGTTTTTTCCGTTTTCGTGCCGTGTCGTCTTCAATGCTCCGTCCAGTTTCCGAGGCTAATGTGACAGTTCTGTgagtgttttttctttttacgaggGGCAGGTTACTGGCCTCACCCCTTaaccctcctcctttatccgggcttgggaccggcagtgATAGTCAATGGCctactcaatccacccatcAACCACCCTAGGCGGAGTTGCAAATCaatatttatgccaaatttattcattttcatgccttttccttagatttccaaaaaaaaattcaattatattgtcttaaagcgtcataaatgtttatgcccctttccgtcaatttgatgcccaattccatttggcacaataatttcttaaatatgattaaattcattcatctgtcaagccgataattttttctatgtccaagctaatcaattttatttatttttcaataaaacaacttgaaaatagcaatttttttcgcgtaatttcgatgcacaaatcaaagtttctcaacatttttttccgccacaattagggtagaatattgttgcgtatcttgaaaagaatacaaatttttggactctcaaaaacagcagttgGTGAATAATTACttaaacaattacaaaaaatttggttgttgtattatacttgtattttctaaaattaatattcatcatagtAGAAGGGTAATAGTATATTGACGAAATTTTGACTGAGAAAAtgggagactagtacttgatttccaatttttacCAGACAGatagaactaagacactgaatgaaaactcttaCGACAGAATAAAGTGCAGGAAAgctgtttcattaaggtcaacacggcttcgagcatttctatacaccttgtttcaCACAGTGTCTTTGAATTATATTTACCTGGCTCAATTCAATCAGAGATatggacagttgctgtatactgcaagaggttaaatcttggaaattctggcttggactttcttaattattccactcgATTTACTTCAGCGCgaattctgaagctagatatactgtgaaattccgttggccgaaacaactcccagttgcatctataatttcatcttctatataatacgttttggacacaaaatgaaaccaccatttaataattggaataagcttaattgaggtgcaatctgcaaaacggtttttgttggaaaaaatctTGTAGAAACCTATGGATATTTAGCGTCTGTGTGTGaggtaaattttcttaatttcaaaactttcccattttctgaaaaattctcctattcaatggcaaacagatacatcatctaaatagttttagtttgaaaataacaaggtataagacatcaatcaatccaaaatatgagtcaaattcactttggttacaatccaaattacaaatataatgatattaatattcactatctatggaaatttaaatacccggatctgatcgacggttatctaatcaaagtgtatttcgaactagagtttccatagataattcaattgttttatcctaattccacaaaatctggttgcaattgtgaagaattagcgatcaatgtccaatttggcgaagaatcaattgaactactcatattatttgttgttatagtgatagatggagtattgtcaatattctcagtagttctagattcactaatttcatttattatttattctgctacttttttatttttttctgtatccttatATTCTGGTTGATTGCGattggaggaagcctgatgtgagaagaattttttcttttattattcgaagtccacgaactagtgatcagtggcggaggactgcaaattttttttagatacattctaacaatacttatttaaaacaaaagagcagAATACACTTGTACAAACtttaattatcgaaattcaattagtttacctgaattacagaatattttctgtagctaaggtgaatattGATTGTTACTGAcattttttagtgaaatttggtttttccttcgctgtaaaaacgagatatttttttatatagtatatttGTCTTCTGAGTAGAAAGGTacagtattaatttttaataaacgaaagacaaagagttattttcttctatttttttttttcaaattttatatattttgtgtagaataaatcttttattttaatcatgacaacgttaagttCTGTAAGTAGAATTGTTCACAACATTAAGCATgaaaaactcaaagttataaaagttttacatttgtttttctaatgatTGCGAACCGAGGAGAACTCGTTAGGCTCTACGtgcttttccgtggttcaatagggaggaagaaattaatagaaaactacaaaccatTCAAAgagaagacaacgaatattgaggtgaaaattgtactgaatagcgaagaaccgattcatcagcgaccaagaagactatcggcacccgaaaaagaagaagctgatagacagatagaggaatggggaatggttaaaagatggaataatcaaaccgagttgttcggatttcgctagtcctattgtactagtgagaaaaaaggatggccgaaccCGAATTTGTTTCGATTATcgcaatttaaacaaaaatataatacgcGATAGATTTCCACTTCCCTTCGTTGAAGATGTACTAGACAGCTTACAGGGAGCAAGGATATTCAGCACCCTTGATTTGGAAAGTGGATTTATTCATGTACCTGTTGAAGCAACCAGcacaaaatattcttcttttgtAACGCCGATTGGTCAGTACGAGTTTATGGAATGTCCATTTGGAATGTGTAGTAGTCCAGCAGTTTTCCAATGATTCATCGCTCATGTCTTCAGGGAGTTGACTGCTAGAATGTACGTTATATACTACATGGACGATGTTATCATCTTGAGTGCGAACGAAGAAGAGGGGATAGAAAgactaaaacttttattaaagacaGCTGCAGAATAAGGAATATGCAAGTATACATGTTTATTGATCATTCTTTTAGCAGCGATCTAGTGACGATTCGAAGCTTCACCCGATATACTACATGAGTAGAAAGACGACCCCTGTAGAGATAGTATACAAGCTATGAGCTCGAAGT
Encoded here:
- the LOC130451923 gene encoding craniofacial development protein 2-like, which gives rise to MKEDIDPESRIARTASETGRSIEDDTARKRKKRVWKENIVRLGSWNITSWSNKDYEVVVEIEKNKIDFCALSETKKKGNGSQRYQNYILFYSGVDKNLRARGGVGLLVNKKFEKDIKEVQYISHSIIQITVELANERTHLLSIYAPDVSKPKEEREAFFDTLQATLDEIPSKDKVFIMGDFNSRIGNTVIPGIMHSFNEGAVNDNGDILIDVCALNE